A stretch of Vigna angularis cultivar LongXiaoDou No.4 chromosome 4, ASM1680809v1, whole genome shotgun sequence DNA encodes these proteins:
- the LOC108330827 gene encoding uncharacterized protein LOC108330827: MKETKATIMFLCVFFALCIRSNFQAKPLSTVETEIEAKLKQLNKPAVKTIKSEDGDIIDCVNIYDQPAFDHPALKNHTIKMMPDYMLQLENSSTVEEDSESQIFQTWQKSGSCPQGTIPIRRIVKEDLLRAASLDSFGQKFPQHNDNSTGQEDGYVPPTRSSAFLLTVGFNYIGAQADINVWNPKVAQTNEFTTAQIWLKNSNGPYFSSVESGWTVNPKLYGDFATRLFAYWTRDSYRSTGCFDLTCSGFVQTGQVALGASIGPVSLFYREQYDINVGIFLEPKSGNWYLKVKNNMAVGYWPGEIVGLLRHSATSVEWGGQVSSTNIRTKKPHTATQMGSGEFANGLYQQACYMKNVKIMDYSLQLKYPRDVTPVAQEPFCYSALNDARPGVEPMFYFGGPGQDLPYCS, translated from the exons GCAACTCAACAAGCCTGCTGTGAAAACCATCAAG AGTGAAGATGGAGATATTATTGATTGTGTCAACATTTATGACCAACCTGCTTTTGATCATCCAGCCTTAAAAAACCACACTATCAAG ATGATGCCTGATTATATGCTACAATTGGAAAATTCAAGCACAGTAGAAGAAGATTCAGAGTCACAGATATTTCAGACATGGCAGAAGAGTGGAAGTTGTCCACAAGGAACCATCCCTATTCGTAGAATTGTAAAGGAAGATTTACTCAGAGCTGCTTCTCTCGACAGCTTTGGCCAGAAATTCCCACAGCACAACGATAATTCAACAGGCCAAGAAGACGGATATGTTCCCCCAACTCGATCG TCAGCATTTCTTCTGACAGTGGGATTCAACTACATTGGAGCGCAAGCAGATATCAACGTTTGGAATCCAAAGGTTGCTCAGACAAACGAGTTCACCACAGCTCAAATTTGGCTCAAGAACAGCAACGGTCCCTATTTTTCAAGCGTTGAATCAGGGTGGACG GTGAATCCCAAGCTATATGGTGACTTTGCCACCCGACTTTTCGCCTACTGGACT AGGGATTCATACAGATCAACTGGATGCTTCGATCTTACATGTTCAGGATTTGTGCAAACAGGGCAAGTAGCGCTTGGTGCTAGCATAGGACctgtatcattattttatagAGAACAGTATGACATTAACGTTGGAATATTCCTG GAACCAAAGTCGGGAAATTGGTATCTGAAAGTGAAGAACAATATGGCAGTGGGTTATTGGCCAGGTGAAATAGTGGGGTTATTGAGACACAGTGCGACATCGGTTGAGTGGGGGGGACAAGTATCGAGCACGAATATAAGAACGAAAAAGCCTCACACGGCAACACAAATGGGTAGTGGAGAGTTTGCAAATGGTCTATATCAACAAGCATGCTACATGAAGAACGTAAAGATTATGGATTATTCACTTCAGCTAAAGTATCCGAGAGATGTAACTCCAGTGGCTCAAGAGCCCTTTTGTTACAGTGCCCTGAATGATGCCAGGCCTGGGGTCGAACCTATGTTTTATTTTGGAGGCCCTGGTCAAGACCTACCCTACTGTTCCTGA